A portion of the Sebastes fasciatus isolate fSebFas1 chromosome 2, fSebFas1.pri, whole genome shotgun sequence genome contains these proteins:
- the dkk3a gene encoding dickkopf-related protein 3a, with the protein MMRVALLVLALTAVCHGILPEIVDSGISHILEEDSFPGQTEPDRVFVEVEQLQEDPQQKKPEDASHQRNNESLSPHPNNLPASHHNETASSDKVIDNESVHTSVEQETNNITTADQTSDLGNNIVHGCIADGDCGKGSYCLYDKCLPCKAIDMTCTKDKECCGEQLCVWGQCSLNATKGEAGSTCQHQTDCSPDLCCLLHKALLFPVCSAKPIERERCFGASNHLLELLSWDIQDQGPRKHCPCAGDLHCQHLGRGSMCLKGEDSSEEDLTDSLYSEIDYII; encoded by the exons atgatgcGAGTCGCCCTGCTAGTGTTGGCTCTCACAGCGGTCTGCCATGGCATCCTCCCTGAGATAGTGGACTCAGGCATCAGTCACATCCTGGAGGAGGACTCCTTCCCGGGACAAACGGAGCCGGACCGGGTGTTTGTGGAAgtggagcagctgcaggaggatcCGCAGCAGAAGAAGCCTGAGGATGCGTCTCACCAA AGGAACAACGAAAGTCTCAGCCCTCATCCCAATAACCTTCCTGCAAGTCACCACAATGAAACTGCTTCTTCTGATAAAGTGATTGATAACGAATCAGTCCACACCTCAGTAGAACAG gagacaaacAACATTACCACAGCCGACCAGACCAGTGACCTGGGGAACAATATCGTTCAT GGATGCATCGCTGATGGAGACTGTGGGAAGGGAAGTTATTGCCTTTATGACAAGTGTCTGCCTTGCAAAGCAATCGATATG ACCTGCACTAAGGATAAGGAGTGCTGTGGTGAACAGCTGTGTGTTTGGGGTCAGTGCAGTCTAAATGCAACAAAAGGAGAGGCTGGCAGCACTTGTCAACACCAGACTGACTGCAGCCCGGACCTCTGCTGTCTCCTCCATAAAG CGCTGCTCTTCCCCGTCTGCTCGGCCAAGCCCATTGAGCGTGAGCGCTGCTTCGGTGCCTCCAACCACCTGTTGGAGCTGTTGTCCTGGGATATTCAGGACCAGGGACCCAGGAAACATTGTCCCTGTGCAGGAGATCTCCACTGCCAGCACCTGGG GCGAGGCTCCATGTGCCTTAAAGGAGAGGACTCGAGTGAAGAGGACCTGACAGACAGTCTCTACTCAGAGATAGACTATATAATCTAG